One part of the Odontesthes bonariensis isolate fOdoBon6 chromosome 15, fOdoBon6.hap1, whole genome shotgun sequence genome encodes these proteins:
- the pfn2b gene encoding profilin-2 codes for MSWTSYVDNLMADGICQDAAIVGYTDAKSVWASHPGGMFENITPAEIDVLVGTDRTGFFTKGLTLGNCKCSVIRDSLLSDGDHTMDIRTKSQGGESTYNISVGKASKALVLVKGIEGVHGGQLNKKTFTMAEYLRKSNY; via the exons ATGAGCTGGACGTCCTACGTGGACAACCTGATGGCCGATGGGATCTGCCAGGACGCGGCCATTGTTGGGTACACGGACGCCAAATCCGTCTGGGCATCTCACCCGGGAGGCATGTTTGAGAACATAACG CCTGCAGAAATTGATGTGCTAGTGGGAACGGACCGAACAGGATTCTTCACCAAAGGGCTGACCTTGGGCAATTGCAAATGCTCGGTAATCAGAGACAGCCTCCTCTCTGATGGAGATCACACAATGGACATTCGGACAAAGAGTCAAGGAGGAGAGTCGACGTACAATATATCTGTAGGCAAAGCAAGTAAAG CATTGGTTCTTGTCAAGGGGATTGAAGGTGTCCATGGAGGGCAGCTAAACAAGAAGACATTTACAATGGCTGAGTACCTGCGGAAGTCCAACTACTAA